In one window of Arthrobacter pascens DNA:
- a CDS encoding septum formation family protein translates to MNHQDMPDRQPEEHPDAPAQDGQRRPVPPKPAAPPTASLPRTAPAGPLEPSGRTSRSAFRKPRRAGRTVLTAAFALLILGVVGSLVWLAVWLTSSGQNTGSADKGTTGVVETSPTPLATPLPLPREGVAPPDFRLGDCFKDFQPEALKSTIVACDTAHSAQLVAIYRYPASDSYPGADALKAKALEACQAAKLAPAANNYTLNFERTYPSSSSWDSGDRRVDCYVTADGNAINASVLP, encoded by the coding sequence GTGAATCATCAGGACATGCCGGACCGGCAACCGGAAGAACATCCGGACGCCCCCGCGCAGGACGGCCAGCGCCGCCCGGTCCCGCCCAAACCTGCCGCGCCGCCGACAGCCAGCCTGCCGCGGACGGCCCCTGCCGGGCCCCTGGAACCTTCGGGTAGGACCAGTCGCTCCGCCTTCCGGAAGCCCCGCCGGGCCGGGCGGACCGTGCTTACGGCCGCTTTTGCGCTGCTCATCCTGGGCGTTGTCGGCTCCCTGGTCTGGCTTGCCGTGTGGCTTACATCCAGTGGACAGAACACCGGCTCCGCCGACAAGGGCACCACCGGCGTCGTCGAAACGTCACCCACACCACTGGCCACGCCCTTGCCGCTCCCCCGGGAAGGCGTGGCTCCGCCGGACTTCAGGCTGGGGGATTGCTTCAAGGACTTTCAGCCGGAGGCACTGAAATCAACCATCGTGGCCTGCGATACAGCCCATTCAGCCCAGCTCGTGGCCATCTACCGCTATCCGGCCAGCGACTCCTACCCGGGCGCGGATGCCCTGAAGGCGAAGGCACTGGAAGCCTGCCAGGCCGCCAAGCTGGCCCCGGCTGCCAACAATTACACGCTGAACTTCGAACGGACCTACCCCAGCAGCTCCAGTTGGGACTCCGGCGACCGGCGCGTGGACTGCTATGTCACCGCCGACGGAAACGCCATCAACGCCAGCGTGCTCCCCTAG
- a CDS encoding DUF3073 domain-containing protein — protein sequence MGRGRQKAKATKQARDIKYYSPNTDYTALQRELTGPGSRATSHFANEPVEPDYSAYVDKYADDLEEDDDEVDTRRIG from the coding sequence ATGGGGCGCGGCCGTCAAAAGGCAAAAGCTACCAAGCAGGCTCGGGATATCAAGTACTACTCCCCGAACACTGACTACACGGCACTTCAGCGCGAGCTGACGGGTCCGGGCAGTCGTGCCACGAGCCATTTCGCGAATGAGCCGGTTGAACCGGACTATTCGGCTTATGTGGATAAGTACGCGGACGATTTGGAAGAAGACGACGACGAGGTAGACACCCGTCGGATCGGCTAG
- a CDS encoding VOC family protein, which yields MPENVSSRRYRHGEPCWADVQTRDVEAGKDFYRAVFGWRFQDMPTPDGRSYAQAYLDDDLVAVVAPQNPHQESLDSEARWNIYFAADDARAVAEETPYAGGAVQFGPEDVADTGVMVFVDPPGGGTTGVWQAGTHTGTARYNQPGALSWAELLTPEPQAAVAFFQQLFGHEVTEYPQDDGGTYTRLMVDEAEVAGIVATDGAASWQIYFGVSDVADTVRKALAAGAEVLVAPEAEDEETPGATATLKDPQGGVFSLLEV from the coding sequence ATGCCAGAAAACGTCAGCTCACGCCGCTACCGCCATGGTGAGCCATGCTGGGCAGACGTCCAGACCCGCGACGTTGAGGCTGGGAAGGACTTTTACCGGGCAGTGTTCGGCTGGCGATTCCAGGACATGCCCACCCCTGACGGACGCAGCTATGCGCAGGCCTACCTGGACGACGACCTCGTGGCAGTTGTGGCGCCGCAGAACCCACATCAGGAGTCGCTGGACTCGGAGGCCCGGTGGAACATCTACTTCGCGGCTGACGATGCCCGCGCCGTGGCTGAGGAAACACCCTATGCCGGCGGAGCCGTGCAGTTCGGTCCGGAGGACGTGGCGGACACCGGGGTCATGGTCTTCGTGGACCCGCCGGGCGGTGGCACCACTGGCGTGTGGCAGGCCGGTACTCACACGGGCACCGCCCGCTACAACCAGCCCGGGGCGCTCTCCTGGGCGGAACTCCTGACGCCCGAGCCGCAGGCCGCCGTCGCATTTTTCCAGCAGCTGTTCGGTCACGAGGTGACGGAGTATCCACAGGACGACGGCGGCACGTATACAAGGCTGATGGTGGATGAAGCGGAGGTGGCGGGGATCGTGGCCACCGACGGGGCGGCCAGCTGGCAGATCTATTTTGGCGTCTCTGACGTGGCCGATACTGTCCGAAAAGCCCTGGCGGCCGGAGCCGAGGTACTGGTTGCACCCGAGGCAGAGGATGAGGAGACGCCGGGTGCCACAGCCACGCTCAAGGATCCGCAAGGAGGCGTGTTCAGCCTCCTGGAAGTTTAA
- the purM gene encoding phosphoribosylformylglycinamidine cyclo-ligase: MTSATPSAGTPSGNAAGITYASAGVDVEAGDLAVELMKGAVKATHNPSVIGGVGGFAGLYDVSRLLTYKRPLLATSTDGVGTKVAIAQAMDIHDTIGFDLVGMVVDDIVVVGAEPLYMTDYIACGKVVPERIADIVRGIAAACSVAGTALVGGETAEHPGLLGEHEYDVAGAATGIVEADALLGPDRVRAGDVVIGMASSGLHSNGYSLVRRVINHAGWALDRQVSELGRTLGEELLEPTRVYAADCLDLARTFPVNASAGGKAIHGFSHVTGGGLAANLARVLPQGLVATVDRATWELPAIFKLVSELGNVPLADLERTLNLGVGMVAIVSAEAADAAVARLNDRGLPSWVMGTVTADSDSILKSGPDYIQGAKGVDGGAVRLVNSYA, from the coding sequence ATGACTTCCGCAACCCCCTCCGCCGGCACCCCGTCAGGAAACGCCGCAGGCATCACCTATGCCTCCGCCGGCGTTGACGTTGAAGCAGGCGACCTCGCCGTTGAGCTGATGAAGGGTGCAGTCAAGGCCACACACAACCCGTCCGTGATCGGCGGCGTCGGCGGTTTCGCGGGACTTTACGACGTCTCCAGACTGCTCACCTACAAGCGCCCGCTCCTGGCCACGTCCACCGACGGCGTGGGCACCAAGGTTGCCATCGCACAGGCCATGGACATCCACGACACCATCGGTTTTGACCTGGTGGGCATGGTGGTTGACGACATCGTGGTGGTCGGCGCGGAACCGCTCTACATGACCGACTACATCGCCTGCGGCAAGGTTGTTCCCGAACGCATCGCGGACATCGTCCGGGGCATTGCCGCAGCCTGCTCGGTTGCCGGAACTGCACTGGTGGGCGGCGAAACCGCCGAGCACCCTGGGCTGCTGGGCGAGCACGAATACGATGTTGCCGGTGCCGCCACCGGCATTGTTGAAGCCGACGCCCTGCTGGGCCCGGACCGGGTCCGGGCCGGCGACGTCGTAATCGGCATGGCATCCTCCGGCCTGCACTCCAACGGTTACTCCCTGGTCCGCCGCGTCATCAACCACGCCGGCTGGGCTCTGGACCGGCAGGTCTCAGAACTCGGCAGGACCTTGGGCGAGGAGCTGCTGGAACCGACCCGCGTCTACGCGGCCGACTGCCTGGACCTGGCCCGCACCTTCCCGGTGAACGCCTCCGCCGGCGGTAAAGCCATCCACGGCTTCAGCCACGTCACCGGAGGCGGCCTTGCGGCCAACCTGGCCCGTGTGCTTCCACAGGGCCTGGTGGCAACGGTTGACCGCGCCACATGGGAGCTGCCCGCGATCTTCAAGCTTGTCTCCGAACTGGGCAACGTGCCGCTGGCCGATCTGGAGCGCACCCTGAACCTGGGCGTCGGAATGGTCGCCATCGTCTCCGCCGAGGCGGCCGACGCCGCCGTGGCCCGGCTCAACGACCGCGGCCTGCCGTCCTGGGTCATGGGTACTGTCACGGCGGATTCGGATTCCATCCTCAAGTCCGGCCCGGACTACATCCAAGGCGCCAAGGGCGTCGACGGCGGCGCTGTCCGCTTGGTCAATTCCTACGCCTAA
- the purF gene encoding amidophosphoribosyltransferase: protein MARGDGKLSHDLLPGEKGPQDACGVFGVWAPGEEVAKLTYYGLYALQHRGQESAGIATSDGKRINVYKDMGLVSQVFDETTLNTLTGHLAVGHCRYSTTGASHWANAQPTLGATSTGTVALAHNGNLTNTAELNAMIMERNGGQLSGEMKQGNTSDTALVTALLEGEEGKSLEQTAIELLPKIKGGFCFVFMDEGTLYAARDTYGIRPLVLGRLERGWVVASEQSALATVGASFIREIEPGEFIAIDEDGVRSQRFAEPTPAGCVFEYVYLARPDAAIAGRSVYESRVEMGRQLARENTQEADIVIPVPESGTPAAVGYAEESGIPFAHGFVKNSYVGRTFIQPSQTLRQLGIRLKLNALESVIRGKRVVVVDDSIVRGNTQRAIVRMLREAGAASVHIKISSPPVKWPCFYGIDFASRAELIANGATIDEITQAIGADSLAYISEDGMIDATRQPRERLCTACFTGKYPIELPASDKLGKNLLERTDLGLAASPSALPGATAGLAGSVIDADADPAEKTGATGCDPGPDAEFENLLTEADLVPDVHLDAATAGADKKESL, encoded by the coding sequence GTGGCACGCGGCGATGGAAAACTTTCTCATGATCTTCTCCCTGGCGAAAAAGGCCCTCAGGACGCTTGCGGCGTTTTCGGGGTCTGGGCACCAGGTGAAGAAGTAGCAAAACTCACCTATTACGGGCTGTATGCACTGCAGCACCGCGGTCAGGAGTCCGCTGGTATTGCCACCAGTGACGGCAAGCGGATCAACGTCTACAAGGACATGGGACTCGTCTCCCAGGTCTTCGACGAGACCACCCTGAACACCCTGACCGGCCACCTCGCGGTCGGGCACTGCCGCTACTCCACCACCGGAGCCAGCCACTGGGCCAACGCCCAGCCGACGCTCGGCGCCACCAGCACCGGCACGGTTGCTCTGGCACACAACGGCAACCTGACCAACACGGCCGAACTCAACGCCATGATCATGGAGCGCAACGGCGGCCAGCTCAGCGGCGAAATGAAGCAGGGCAACACGTCGGACACCGCCCTTGTCACGGCCCTGCTGGAAGGCGAGGAGGGCAAGTCCCTCGAACAGACCGCCATAGAGCTTTTGCCCAAGATCAAGGGCGGCTTCTGCTTCGTCTTCATGGACGAGGGCACCCTCTACGCGGCACGTGACACCTACGGCATCCGTCCGCTGGTCCTTGGCCGGCTGGAACGCGGCTGGGTGGTCGCCTCCGAGCAGTCCGCGCTGGCCACCGTGGGCGCCAGCTTCATCCGGGAAATCGAACCGGGCGAATTCATCGCCATCGACGAGGACGGGGTGCGCTCCCAGCGCTTCGCCGAGCCGACGCCGGCCGGTTGCGTTTTCGAGTACGTGTACCTTGCCCGTCCGGACGCCGCCATCGCCGGCAGGTCCGTCTACGAGTCCCGTGTGGAGATGGGCCGCCAGCTGGCCCGCGAAAACACCCAGGAAGCGGACATTGTTATTCCGGTCCCGGAATCCGGCACGCCGGCGGCAGTAGGCTACGCCGAGGAATCCGGCATTCCCTTCGCGCACGGATTCGTCAAGAACTCCTACGTGGGCCGCACCTTCATCCAGCCCTCCCAGACGCTCCGGCAGCTGGGCATCCGGCTCAAACTCAACGCCTTGGAATCCGTGATCCGCGGCAAGCGTGTCGTGGTGGTGGACGATTCAATCGTCCGCGGCAACACCCAGCGGGCCATCGTGCGGATGCTTCGGGAAGCCGGTGCCGCGAGCGTCCACATCAAGATCTCCTCCCCTCCGGTCAAGTGGCCCTGCTTCTATGGCATCGACTTCGCCTCCCGGGCGGAGCTGATCGCCAACGGCGCCACCATCGACGAAATCACCCAGGCCATCGGCGCCGATTCGCTCGCGTACATCTCCGAAGACGGCATGATCGATGCCACCCGGCAGCCGCGGGAGCGGCTCTGCACCGCCTGCTTCACGGGCAAGTACCCCATCGAACTGCCAGCCTCGGACAAGCTGGGCAAGAACCTGCTCGAACGCACCGACCTCGGCCTTGCGGCGTCGCCGTCGGCCCTTCCCGGCGCCACCGCCGGGTTGGCCGGCTCCGTCATCGACGCCGACGCGGATCCCGCGGAAAAGACCGGTGCCACCGGCTGCGACCCCGGACCCGACGCCGAGTTCGAGAACCTTCTGACCGAAGCCGACCTTGTGCCAGACGTTCACCTCGACGCCGCCACCGCCGGCGCTGACAAGAAAGAGTCCCTATGA
- the uraH gene encoding hydroxyisourate hydrolase — MSVSHVTTHVLDTGAGRPAAGVAVVLYRNDGGSWDELARSATDADGRAKDLGPEQLAPGRYRLSFGTGAYYAGLGTATFFPEVDLVFEVTGDEHYHVPLLLSPFAYSTYRGS; from the coding sequence ATGAGTGTTTCCCACGTCACCACCCATGTCCTGGACACCGGTGCCGGACGCCCGGCGGCGGGGGTCGCCGTCGTGCTCTACCGGAACGACGGCGGCAGCTGGGACGAACTTGCCCGCTCCGCTACTGACGCCGACGGCCGCGCCAAGGACCTGGGTCCCGAACAGCTGGCTCCCGGACGTTACAGGCTCAGCTTCGGTACCGGCGCCTACTACGCCGGCCTGGGCACGGCCACTTTCTTCCCGGAAGTGGATCTGGTTTTCGAGGTCACAGGCGACGAGCACTACCACGTGCCGCTGCTGCTGAGCCCGTTCGCCTACTCCACGTACCGCGGCAGCTAA
- the uraD gene encoding 2-oxo-4-hydroxy-4-carboxy-5-ureidoimidazoline decarboxylase has product MNFAEFNSADPAAAAEVLKPCLDVPRWMEAITAARPFPSKQSLLAFAAEAADPFTAAEVEAAMAHHPRIGERPTARTEEASMSRSEQSGVNTADAEVGQALARGNLDYEEKFGRVFLIRAAGRTAPEILAALDERLGHSAAEEDAIVAQELREIAVLRLEGVIGE; this is encoded by the coding sequence ATGAACTTTGCCGAATTTAACAGCGCGGACCCGGCCGCGGCCGCCGAAGTCCTTAAGCCTTGCCTCGATGTGCCGCGCTGGATGGAGGCCATCACGGCTGCCCGGCCTTTCCCTTCGAAGCAGTCACTGCTGGCCTTTGCCGCAGAAGCAGCAGATCCGTTCACGGCCGCCGAGGTCGAGGCCGCCATGGCACACCATCCGCGGATCGGTGAAAGGCCGACGGCCCGCACTGAAGAGGCGTCGATGTCCCGCTCCGAGCAGTCCGGCGTGAATACGGCCGACGCCGAGGTCGGGCAGGCGCTGGCTCGGGGCAACCTGGACTACGAGGAAAAGTTTGGCAGGGTCTTCCTGATCCGTGCCGCCGGCCGTACTGCGCCGGAAATCCTGGCGGCCCTCGACGAGCGGCTTGGCCATTCCGCTGCCGAGGAAGACGCCATAGTCGCCCAGGAGTTGCGCGAAATCGCGGTGCTGCGGCTCGAAGGAGTGATCGGCGAATGA
- a CDS encoding ATP-binding protein, translating into MTEVLARRSFRGLATAEAIDAVHDELDGLWQDAPFVLDMDQMTFATAVIEAASNIVQHAQPAGTLPVELGVEISVQPALLQARVSAFHAKPPFGPMDPVPVDNDSESGRGLALIQALVTTVTFERQDGTNTWVLSRTSGA; encoded by the coding sequence ATGACTGAGGTCCTGGCACGGCGGAGCTTCCGGGGGCTTGCCACCGCGGAGGCTATCGATGCGGTCCATGACGAGCTGGACGGCCTCTGGCAGGATGCACCGTTCGTCCTGGATATGGACCAGATGACGTTTGCCACGGCAGTTATCGAGGCCGCGTCCAACATCGTCCAGCACGCCCAGCCGGCCGGCACCCTGCCCGTGGAGCTGGGGGTGGAAATCAGCGTCCAGCCCGCACTCCTGCAGGCCCGTGTCAGCGCCTTCCACGCCAAACCGCCGTTCGGGCCGATGGACCCCGTTCCCGTCGACAATGACTCGGAGTCCGGCCGCGGCCTTGCGCTCATCCAGGCGCTGGTGACCACTGTGACGTTCGAGCGGCAGGACGGAACCAACACCTGGGTCCTGTCGAGGACGTCGGGGGCCTAA
- a CDS encoding STAS domain-containing protein, producing the protein MEFSYEIKDSYAEVKANGRLNMVSAPKLREFVTDVIAGGSSRIVVNLENTAFMDSSGLGALIGCLKAARQAGGDLRIAAVQPQVKMVLELTSMDRVLTSYASAEEAFSND; encoded by the coding sequence GTGGAATTTAGCTACGAAATCAAGGACTCGTATGCGGAGGTGAAGGCCAACGGACGGCTCAACATGGTATCCGCACCGAAGCTTCGTGAGTTCGTCACGGACGTCATCGCCGGCGGCTCCAGCAGGATAGTCGTGAACCTGGAGAACACGGCATTCATGGATTCCTCAGGACTCGGAGCCCTCATCGGCTGCCTCAAAGCAGCGCGGCAGGCCGGGGGCGACCTTCGGATCGCGGCCGTTCAGCCGCAGGTGAAGATGGTGCTCGAACTGACCAGCATGGACCGCGTGCTGACGTCCTACGCCTCGGCCGAGGAGGCGTTCAGCAATGACTGA
- a CDS encoding glycosyltransferase family 2 protein → MTRFWTRLVVVLTVILGLNYVAWRWTASLNWDAWWISVPLVLAETYSLIDVLLFGMTVWNLKLRKGAPEAPRDATVDVFITTYNEPLDMVMDTALAAQRIRHPHSTWILDDGARPELKALAEQHGLGYVTRGEDWTDMPRHAKAGNLNNALMVTHGEFLLILDADQVPEPDILEKTIGYFNNRRVALVQTPQYFNNVPADDPLGSQAPLFYGPIQQGKDGWNAAFFCGSNAILRREALMQLGLVGYVKETEKSIRRALGASRSAIRQARKSSDVESPLIARVLDEVEAATREAQRQLDEGGPLSEITYRVRRRVDQAVQALVMADVSALQADLEEIAAMELAHVGEAGVPVVADDAVKRMSARDWSPLGALESVQAVLDALSVERNDEAQPVMPLATISVTEDMATAMRMHAMGWESVYHHEILAYGLAPEDLKTMLTQRLRWAQGTIQVMLRENPLVQRGLKLGQRLMYFATMWTYLSGYTAVIYFAAPIIYLLLGILPVASLSTDFFIRFVPFMIVNQLLFAVAGRGISTWRGQQYSLALFPTWIKACSTAARNVWFGRPLGFAVTPKARQSGGPSWSLIRPQIVVAALLAVAAVVGLIRLATGLAEPLGTLVNVAWVIFDLAVMSVLVRAVRYKGFEPLVESTPEERKSGGI, encoded by the coding sequence ATGACCCGCTTCTGGACCCGCTTGGTGGTGGTGCTGACCGTCATCCTCGGCCTGAACTATGTGGCCTGGCGCTGGACCGCTTCGCTGAATTGGGACGCGTGGTGGATCTCCGTTCCGTTGGTGCTGGCCGAGACCTACAGCCTTATCGACGTCTTGCTGTTCGGCATGACTGTCTGGAACCTGAAGCTGCGCAAGGGAGCGCCGGAAGCACCGCGTGACGCCACGGTCGATGTGTTCATCACCACCTACAACGAGCCCCTGGACATGGTGATGGACACAGCCCTGGCCGCCCAGCGGATCCGGCACCCGCACAGCACCTGGATCCTGGATGACGGCGCCCGGCCCGAACTCAAAGCCCTCGCCGAACAGCACGGCCTGGGGTACGTGACACGCGGCGAGGACTGGACGGACATGCCCAGGCATGCCAAGGCAGGCAACCTGAACAATGCGCTGATGGTCACCCATGGCGAGTTCCTGCTGATCCTGGACGCGGACCAGGTCCCCGAGCCGGACATCCTGGAAAAAACAATCGGCTACTTCAACAACCGCCGGGTGGCACTGGTCCAGACCCCGCAATACTTCAACAATGTCCCGGCCGATGATCCGCTTGGCAGCCAGGCGCCCCTGTTCTACGGGCCTATCCAGCAGGGCAAGGACGGCTGGAATGCGGCCTTCTTCTGCGGCTCGAATGCCATCCTGCGCCGGGAGGCCCTGATGCAGCTGGGCCTGGTGGGGTATGTCAAGGAGACGGAAAAGAGCATCCGCCGGGCCCTCGGCGCATCGCGGTCAGCGATCCGGCAGGCCAGGAAATCATCGGACGTTGAATCGCCCCTGATCGCCCGGGTCCTGGACGAAGTCGAGGCGGCCACCCGCGAAGCCCAGCGGCAGCTGGACGAGGGCGGTCCGTTGAGTGAGATCACCTACCGCGTGCGCCGGCGGGTGGACCAGGCCGTGCAGGCGCTGGTGATGGCTGACGTTTCGGCACTCCAGGCGGACCTTGAAGAAATCGCAGCCATGGAACTGGCCCATGTGGGTGAGGCCGGCGTCCCTGTGGTTGCCGATGATGCAGTGAAACGGATGTCCGCCAGGGACTGGTCCCCGCTGGGCGCCCTGGAATCCGTGCAGGCGGTCCTGGACGCGCTGTCAGTGGAGCGCAACGACGAGGCACAGCCTGTCATGCCGCTGGCGACTATCTCCGTGACGGAGGACATGGCCACCGCGATGCGGATGCACGCGATGGGCTGGGAAAGCGTCTATCACCATGAGATCCTCGCCTACGGCCTGGCCCCGGAGGATCTCAAGACGATGCTGACCCAACGGCTCCGCTGGGCGCAGGGGACCATCCAGGTGATGCTCCGGGAGAACCCGCTGGTCCAGCGCGGCCTCAAACTGGGCCAGCGCCTGATGTACTTCGCAACGATGTGGACTTACTTGAGCGGCTACACCGCGGTCATCTATTTCGCCGCCCCCATCATTTACCTGCTGCTGGGCATCCTGCCGGTGGCCAGCCTCAGCACAGACTTCTTCATCCGCTTCGTGCCGTTCATGATCGTGAACCAGCTGCTGTTCGCCGTGGCCGGCCGCGGCATCAGCACGTGGCGCGGCCAGCAGTACAGCCTTGCGCTCTTCCCCACCTGGATCAAGGCCTGCTCGACGGCGGCCCGGAACGTCTGGTTCGGACGACCGCTGGGGTTCGCCGTCACCCCCAAGGCCCGCCAGAGCGGAGGACCGTCCTGGAGCCTGATCCGCCCCCAGATCGTGGTGGCCGCCCTGCTGGCGGTTGCCGCCGTCGTCGGCCTGATCCGACTGGCCACGGGACTGGCGGAACCGCTTGGCACCCTGGTGAACGTGGCGTGGGTTATTTTTGACCTGGCGGTTATGAGCGTCCTGGTCCGGGCCGTTCGCTACAAGGGGTTTGAACCCCTGGTGGAGTCAACGCCCGAAGAGAGGAAATCCGGTGGAATTTAG
- a CDS encoding PP2C family protein-serine/threonine phosphatase, which produces MSSIPETRRAVVIEDDPDIRGLLVHVLVKQGFEVTQAEAGLPGVEEVRRVRPDLVTLDLNLPDLDGLEVCKLLREFSDAFIVMLTARTDELDKLTGLDNGADDYISKPFSPRELQSRINALFRRRQVPAVDTGAAKELERATEVQQSLLPNEDIRVDGYDLAGAFRPSRNVGGDFYDWYRSPDGLHLTFADAMGKGMGAALIAATVRAVMRSTSRREDLDGAFTAASTAIAADLDSSSSFVTLFHARLDAASGTVNYVDAGHGLALHVKAAGTVRRLPSGGPPVGAWAGSSWPQSTLTLAPGDALVVASDGVLDVFDSVEAFAEAVLVATHGQQSAQSASDAILSLAPADSAEDDVTAVVMRRLPVPAGA; this is translated from the coding sequence ATGTCGTCTATTCCGGAAACGCGTCGAGCTGTAGTGATAGAGGACGATCCGGACATCAGGGGCCTGCTGGTGCATGTGCTGGTCAAGCAGGGTTTCGAGGTCACGCAGGCGGAGGCGGGCCTGCCAGGGGTTGAGGAAGTCCGCCGGGTCCGGCCGGACCTGGTCACCCTGGACCTGAACCTTCCTGACCTGGACGGCCTGGAGGTCTGCAAACTCCTTCGCGAATTTTCCGACGCCTTCATTGTGATGCTGACGGCGCGCACCGATGAGCTGGACAAACTCACGGGACTGGACAACGGCGCCGATGACTACATCAGCAAGCCCTTCAGTCCGCGGGAGCTTCAGTCCAGGATCAACGCCCTCTTCCGGCGCCGCCAGGTCCCGGCCGTGGACACCGGCGCGGCCAAGGAACTGGAACGCGCCACCGAGGTGCAGCAAAGCCTGCTCCCCAACGAAGACATCCGGGTGGACGGCTACGACCTCGCCGGCGCCTTCCGCCCGTCACGCAATGTGGGTGGCGACTTCTACGACTGGTACCGGAGCCCGGATGGCCTGCACCTGACCTTCGCCGATGCCATGGGCAAGGGTATGGGCGCGGCTCTCATCGCGGCCACCGTGCGTGCTGTGATGCGCTCAACCAGTCGCCGCGAAGACCTCGACGGGGCGTTCACTGCCGCCAGCACTGCCATCGCCGCTGACCTCGACTCATCCAGCTCCTTCGTCACCCTTTTCCACGCCCGCCTGGATGCCGCATCCGGCACCGTGAACTACGTCGACGCCGGTCACGGACTTGCCCTGCACGTGAAGGCCGCGGGAACGGTACGCCGGCTTCCCTCCGGCGGGCCTCCGGTTGGCGCCTGGGCAGGATCCAGCTGGCCGCAGTCCACCCTTACCCTGGCGCCGGGCGATGCGCTCGTGGTCGCCAGCGACGGCGTGCTGGACGTCTTTGACTCTGTGGAGGCCTTCGCCGAGGCCGTGCTGGTGGCCACCCACGGCCAGCAGTCCGCTCAGTCCGCCAGCGACGCCATCCTGTCCCTGGCGCCCGCGGATTCAGCGGAGGATGACGTCACCGCTGTGGTGATGCGTCGGCTGCCGGTACCAGCCGGGGCATGA
- a CDS encoding S-(hydroxymethyl)mycothiol dehydrogenase has product MVHKVKAVIAKEKNAPVTVETILVPDPGPGEALVDILTCGVCHTDLHYKQGGITDDFPILLGHEATGVVSAVGPGVTDVEPGDRVILNWRAVCGHCRACAKGQPQYCFNTHNATQKMTLEDGTELSPALGIGAFAEKTLVAAGQCTKVDDDVDPAAVGLLGCGVMAGIGAAINTGEVKRGESVAVIGCGGVGIAAIAGAKLAGATTIIAVDIDANKVELAKSLGATHGIDSSTTDPVEAIRALTGGNGADLVIDAVGRPETYKQAFYARDLAGRVVLVGVPTPDMKLELPLLDVFGRGGSLKSSWYGDCLPSRDFPMLVQHYKQGNLDLDAFVTERISIDQVEEAFAKMHEGKVLRSVVELPSAVRL; this is encoded by the coding sequence GTGGTTCATAAGGTAAAGGCAGTCATTGCCAAGGAAAAGAACGCTCCGGTTACTGTGGAGACCATCCTGGTGCCGGACCCCGGTCCCGGCGAGGCCTTGGTGGACATCCTCACCTGCGGGGTCTGCCACACCGACCTGCACTACAAGCAGGGCGGAATCACTGACGACTTCCCCATCCTGCTGGGCCACGAAGCCACCGGCGTGGTCAGCGCCGTTGGCCCCGGCGTCACCGATGTGGAACCAGGGGACAGAGTCATCCTGAACTGGCGTGCCGTGTGTGGTCACTGCCGTGCCTGCGCCAAGGGCCAGCCGCAGTACTGCTTCAACACCCACAACGCCACGCAGAAGATGACCCTTGAGGACGGCACCGAACTCTCGCCCGCCCTCGGCATCGGCGCGTTCGCGGAGAAGACCCTCGTTGCCGCCGGCCAGTGCACCAAGGTGGATGACGACGTCGACCCCGCCGCCGTCGGACTGCTCGGCTGCGGTGTGATGGCAGGCATCGGGGCCGCAATCAATACCGGCGAGGTTAAGCGCGGCGAGTCCGTCGCCGTCATCGGCTGCGGCGGTGTGGGCATTGCCGCGATCGCGGGCGCCAAGCTGGCCGGTGCCACCACCATCATCGCCGTAGACATTGACGCCAACAAGGTTGAGCTGGCCAAGTCTTTGGGCGCCACCCACGGTATCGATTCCTCCACGACGGACCCCGTCGAGGCCATCCGGGCCCTGACCGGAGGCAACGGTGCCGATCTGGTGATAGACGCCGTCGGCCGTCCTGAAACGTACAAGCAGGCGTTTTACGCCCGCGACCTTGCCGGCCGCGTGGTGCTGGTGGGCGTCCCGACGCCGGACATGAAACTTGAGCTGCCCCTGCTGGACGTCTTTGGCCGGGGCGGTTCGTTGAAGTCCTCCTGGTACGGGGACTGCCTGCCCTCCCGCGACTTCCCGATGCTGGTCCAGCACTACAAACAGGGCAACCTGGACCTGGACGCCTTTGTGACTGAGCGGATCAGCATCGACCAGGTGGAGGAGGCGTTCGCCAAAATGCACGAGGGCAAGGTCCTCCGCTCCGTGGTTGAACTCCCCTCGGCGGTGCGGCTCTGA